A window of Theileria parva strain Muguga chromosome 4 map unlocalized ctg_529, whole genome shotgun sequence genomic DNA:
TTAGAGAATTTGTTAGACCAGAATTCAGAAAAGTTTGACTTCAGAGATAAAATAACCAATATCCACCTCCAGGCAGAGatagaaattttaaatgataagGTGCATAGAATGAAAATACAGTTGGAAGAAGTGAAGAAGGAAAATGTAGAATTGGTATCGACAAGAGTTAAGATGAGAAATGATCTGGAAAGAGTAAGAAGAGAAAATTCAGAATTACAGAAAAGAATATCAGAATCTGTGAAAAATGAGTCAAATATGACAGTTCAAATACAGCGATTATCAAGTAACCTAGACTCGCTAAAGGAATCACTGGAAACGAGTTCAGGAAACATTAGAGATATGGCAGACGAGGTGGAAGTAGCTAAAAAgaaaatatttgaaaaggATTTGCAGTTGTCATTAATAGAGAACAAAAAGGATGAATTGAAAGCTGTGTTAGACGACTTTGCAATAAAGCTGAGTTCGTCGAAGGTGAATAAAGTAAACGTAGTGAAGAAGTTGGATTTAAAGACAATAAGCTACAGTGAATTAATACACACACTTACGAGTTCTAACCAGAATGGCCAAAATGAGGTTACAGAGTACACATACCATTACCTGATGAGTAACCTGGAGAACTTAATAAAGTTTAACGAGATGTTGGTAACTTTGTGCATAAACCTGTCGAAGGAGCTTAACGCGCTGAGCGAAAGTGTCCTGAATGTGACTAGCTTCTCAAACATATTTGAAACGTTTAATATAGACTTGGTAAATGTGGATACCTTGAAGACGGAACATTTGTCGGAGGTGAGTGACCTGAAACTAAAGGTGAAAAACCTGTCGGATCTGAACAAAAATTTGGCACATAAACATGTATGGGAAAAAAGTATAGTTAGACTGAAGGAAAAGTATACATCGACGATTGCTAAACATAAAGATATCATGGTAGAATGTGATAAGTTTATAAAGCTGAACCAAGAAGGTTTGGATGGATTAATAGCCGAAAACACAACGCTCAAATCCGACTGTTCCAAAGCTGCATTCTTGATGGTAGACTATGAGAATCAATTATCAGAAACATCAATGGAGCTCCTGCACTTGAAGGAAATGATATATACACTCCTGCCAGATGACCTTAAACTCAGGTCAGAAAAAGATGCACCACTAAAGTCACTAGAGTTGTTACATGAAcgtattaattttaaccatGGAGACTATATGAAGTTAAAGAGTTCGAGTTCTATGAACATGAGCTcatttgtaaataactatcATGAGCAACCGAAGTTTTCATTTAATGAATCATCAAATAAGAAGTTGGAAATCAAACCATCACGTGAGGAGAGGGAACTTCTGGATGAATTGAATGAAAATAAAGCTAACTACGATTTGGATAATGAAAACTATCTACTTAGCTCTAAGGAGCGAGAATTGAATGATGTTTACGAAGATGTTAGGTACTACTGTAACCTAATGGCTTCTGACATCAAGTCCCAGATGAATCATGACCCTACTTTGACACTGGATACAGATTACGAATACAGTAATACGAATGATCTACTCTCAGATGATACAATCAGTGATTACAAGGATGAAGATTACGTCTCAGATAAGTTTAAATACGTTCTTGACCTCCTGGATAAGTTATTCAGCCACTACAATCGCCAAATGAAGGATCATTAtcaaaatatgaataaCCCTAACAGAACACACACGACCCTGGTGCTTGATACAGGTGTGATAAAATGCATAACCAAGTTTGTTCAAACCCTGAAGAGGtattataatacatttaatAATCAAAACACTTTTGTATTGGATGACCTGCAGTATGAGTTCGAGTCGATACCACCAATGCTTGACCCGCAtaataagtttaaaacGTTCTGCTCATGCTTAACAAATCTACTAAATATCTCGTCAGAGTTCATTTTGGATCAGCTTAGCGAAAGCTCAGAGCAGGTGAGTCACTTGATGAAGGACATTGAAACAACAACGTCGTCAATGAGGCAATTGGAGGAGATTAACATAGCTAAGGATCAGCAAATAAAGTCGACACAATTTGAAATCAGTGACTtgaaaaatcaaataaacCACCTCCAAACACTCTATCAGAAGGAAAAGAACAATAATATGGAAAATAAACTGGATTTggaaaattatgaatatgAACTCAATAAGCTCAGGGATGACCTGAGGAATCAGTTAAACAAAAACGAAAAACTGGAATTATTGGTAAAAGAGTATCAACAGATAATACAAATACAAGAATCGAGAGCTTGATTTGATTATTGCCCCTTGGAACTCccaaattttactttataagttttaaaattttaattccaccaattgtgtaaaataaccTTATCTCActattatcattttttaatattaaattaaaatgatcaGATTTATAAGGAgcatttttaataaaatccATACATATACATGTTATTTTAGCGTATGTTTGATTATAAATATCCGTGTTTAGACTGTTTCAGCCGAGAGCACAAATATAAGAAGATTCCTTCAAAATGACCAAATAGATGtcagtaaattaaatttctcagaaattaaaaatttatcgGACCAAGTTTTGGAAGGATTGAAGAGCAAGAGATTGGAAAGAACACTTGTGGTCAAGTTTTCAAATATCGTCTCAGACTATATACAAAGAGATACAGAAAATGGAAGAAAATTAACTCTAGACGATTACTTTTCACTTTTAGATTATAATTACTTGACACATTCAGATAAATACCTCAGTGTTTTGACATCAAACATAAGCTGGTAAGATTCCATAGATCGTTGaaacatatttttaccCTAATCATGAACATTAGttaaacaataatattatttaaaatttttagtcTTTTGGAGGAAAAATACAAGGATTCCCAAGAGCTCCCAGAGGCGGAGCTTGGGAAGCTAGTGGACTTGCTCTCGAGATTACACAAACTTGGAGTGTTTAATAACCagttgtttaattttatgtcAAACTATGTTAAATTGCTCGACGATGAGATGCTTTCAAAATTCTCAAACCTCTCCCAAAAGTATGGGTTGAGAACAAAGCATATACTAGGTATGCTCAAACGAAAAACTCAAATGTTTATAGATTTGTGCTATAAAGAATGCTTAAACAGAGTGGATACCATGAATATCAACTTGACATTGAATATGTTGAAAAGTTTCGCCTTTTTCTCCTTCGAATACAGAGAAATATTCCTCAAAAGTATACCCAGATTGTcagaaaatgtaaatttattctcGAACGATGATGTGTTAATGTTCCTCAACGTTGCAAAAACATTAAACCAGTTCCCAGAACTCATACAATTTAGAGACTTAATTTTGTCAAAAACGAACGAAAACCTAGAATCACAACCTAATACACACTTGATAAGGTAAAGTAACATTTATCCTCTTTGACACTAATGATTATATTAATGATTTAGATGTGTTGGAGAACTCTACAGAGGGTTACGTAGTCGGGCCGGAAAGACCTTTGTTTCAAACGTTTTAGATAAGATTGACGATGATGATTTCAGACTAGTTAATGTTACCAACCTTGTGAATGTGATGCATACAATAaacttttataaaatgaagtaagttttataaaattatcccTAGTTAatcttaattattatttaacattaataacTCAAACAtagtaattatttaaaaataacaaataattCGCAAAATTTCATTTAGATTGACATACTTAACTGACATCTTAAGTATTCTGAGCACGAGAATGAATGAGATAGTGTCAAACAGAAACCTAGGACTGTGGTCTGAAATCTTCAGTGTATTACTTGAAACAGGATGGTTTTCACTCCCGTTTATGCAATCCGCAATCAAACACATTATATCGgtaattctaaaatttttatataagtttaattgtaaaataggAACCCCAAGTGTTGTGCAGAGTCTCAACATACCAAATTGTAAGAGTACTACAAACGTTCTATAAACTACGCTTTTACCACAAAGAATCTTATCAAGTAAGTATATTAGACTGAATACTAAAATCCAGACTCTCTTGGACACAATTGAGAGGGGGTTTGACATGTTAGTCCCGAAGTTTAACATGATATCGGAGACTATTCTGGCAGCTGCAGACGCAGATGTAGCACATgaaacactatttacaaaAAGCCTGGAGTTTTTTAGTTCCAGAATAAAGCATCTGAACCTGCTTCAATGTGAGGACGACTTGATAACCGTCATGACCAAGAATTATATTTGGCCAAGGAATGTGATAACAAGTGCTTGGAGCATGGCAGTGATGGACTATCACAAAAGAgatgaatttaaaactCTTCTGCAGTTGATAGTTCATagaaagtattttttatatttcctaattaatttttagatttgcTGAACAGGACTTTGATATGAACACAATATTGATGTGCCTGGAGGCTGCTGAAGCATGCATGGTTGATGAGGTAAACATGGAGCTAGCCCAAGAAATTTCTGATATTTTCGGAGATAAAATGAGGTTTAAGGAAATTAACATGGAGGAAGAAGTGGAATATGAGACCTTGAGAGATAATAAACTAAGCTTTAACGAGTCTCAAAACATACACTTCCATAAAGGAAGATCAAGGGCAACGAAGCACATACAATGTTGTTTTACTACCTACTTATTTTGTAAAGATATTTctgataattttagttaattaacaattccttattaattttagttatttaacaattccTTATTAATCTTTATTTCAGGTATTCTGGAAAACATCAATAAGAAGGATATTCTGTTGAAGGTGTCTCCTCATTACAACTCGCCTTACATCATCGATATCTGTTTCTCAAAGGAAAACAAGAAGGGAATTGTTCTGTTCAGCGGTAGAGAATTGTTGAGAAATCATATAGACTCCACATGGTCAGTTACCACCACAGGATCCTCAAAGTTGAAATTAAGGATACTGAATAAACAGAACTGGACTGTAGGTTTAACTTCAATTACCATATTATTCAGGTCGCCCAAGTCAGTTGCAGTCAGTGGTCAGTGCTTAACACGGGGATGGAACGAAAGGACTATGTTAAGAAACTCCTAACACAACTAGACATATCGTATTAACTCATGTTAAACTGTAATATATACTGTGAATCTGGtatcaattaattaatatattagcAGTTAATCTGTGCAAGTTCCTCTTTAAGCCTTTGGTCTAGAACGTTCTCGACAACGTACATGTAACTGTACAGATCCAGAGAAACTAACATATTGAAGAGTTTGTCCATATCATCATAGTCCGAGTCTTTAAATGAATACTTAGGATTGATAAAACCACTCGGCCAACAGCACAATTTGAAGTTGTTTTGAGGGTTTAAAACAGGAAACCCATTTGTGTACTCCATGTTTGACATCATGTTTGGAGTTGATGGGAAGCTTGAAAACCCTGGCGATTGATAATTGTAGTGGTTTGGGTTATTTCTAAGGGGATAACTCATAGTTGACGATGGCTCAGGATTAGTGTCAGACAACAGAGCGTGGATTTCTTTAAGTTCATTCTGGATATAAGTTGAATTCAAATCAATGTTTGGCAGATTTAACTCAGGATTTAGAGAGTTTTTACACAAGTTACACCCAGGCTCCGGTtgttttaatgttaaattttgattattcACACCTGAGAAGTcagaattattattattaacaaaaCAGTTATCAATCTTTAAGTAGTTTTGAGTAGATTCATCATGAGAATGAAAACCATTCAACTCATTTTTACCAACTTTAGACGATCTATTAAAGTGTTTAGGGGACTCAGGTTCTGAAGATGAGAGACTTTCGTATTCACATGAGCAAGACTCACTGGAATCCGATTCTTCACAGCTGCAGGAACAATCTGACTCTGAATCTTCctgatttaattttagcCAATCTCGACGCATTTagaaaaatgaaaaattgaaataatgaatataaaaactaaaataaatgtgtaataagCTAGAATAGACGATAAAAACCCTAGACACATTTAGTTATTATAGTATGCTTAACGGTGCCatgaaataaaaacaagcaaaataatgtaaattatcatGGAAGGAAATgtatttatgtaaatttcaGAAAATATTGTACTTAAACTCTCTGTACAGTAAACGAACAGTATcatgaaaaattataaacaaatgAATCTAGGAAGGAAACCAATattgaatttaattatcggttaaattattttttaaaatctatcaaaaaattaacattcTAACCATAAGTAGTGCTATCCCACATCTATGTCGGTTATAAtacatttataatttttccCAGATGGCGTATCCTTACAAACCTACTTTTTTTGCTAAATATCCTGAATATATTCCTCCGACAAGTGAGGAGGATGCCTTAGTTGACCCTAGGGAGAAGCTGAAACCTCCGTGTATAGAGAAGTGTGCCAAATTCACCAAACTCTACGATGTAACCACTTTCttcacatttattattttatttaatcttATTAATTGGTCTTCTTCcatatttaattgtttGCTATTCcatatttgtattttatttagtgttaattaaataattaacttcctacaacaaatttaaactaaaatttagCAATGTGTTGACCGCGTTAGGGTAAGAAATGAGAAGATAAAGAGCGGTGAGTCGGATCTCGAACAGGGCCATTGTCTAGGCCAACACTACGAGTTAGTTTCTTGTGTCGACACTTGTGTATGTTTTAAgaacataattttatttatttaggTTGCCAAGGACTTATTTCGGTACCTGAAATAgcattaatttataatttgtcaTCGCATTTGACCTTATTTTCTCTAAAGAACAActagattttaattttttcactaATCACATATACCATAGACTTATTTCTTTACTAAACTGACATTAACTGCTAGAACAGTGTAACATTTAACACATAATATCCATAGTAGTACATTAGAGTTCAAATGTCTTCCAAGGGGTCACGGTACTTTTTAACCATCTCAAAGTAGTGGAGCGCCTTGTGAGGCTTCAGAATATCTTCAATTTGCTCATCGCAGTCGACGTAGTTTACTGTCCAGTGAGGGAAGGTCCTCTTCTTAACGTTTCCAACCCATAACTGCTTACAAGTGTTCTGACTAGCATCGATTTCATCTTCTAATGGGTATTCAGTCCACTTAATTCTCCTCAAAAGGAGCTTAGTATACCTCCTAATACTCAACTTGCttcctaaaaatatattaaagggtagataaatataaaataatgtattttcCAGAAAATCtcataaaatatttgaatatCTGTGATTACCTTCAATTACTAGGAAAGAAGGACCGTTGTTCATGATTACGCAGGTGCCACTCAGGTGAAACTGCTGAGCATTAGTATCGATTTTCTTTAAAAGTTTCGGGTTTGCAAGTGAGTTTATGGTAAAAAGAGCTGCTTCAGCTTCGGCGTTTTTcttaatctaaaaattaaaattaataattttacataaataataaactaacCTGCCATTTTTGTGCGTTTTTCTTTGACCTCTGCTCCTTTGTTAACTTTCTGTCCTCGTTTCTTTTCTCGTGAGCTCTTAGACGGTCCTCCATCTGCTTTTTCACCATCTTTTCCACCTTAGAAGGGTCTGCTGCAGTTTGGTTTTTGAGGACATTCACCAGGTTTGACATTCTAAGCTTAGGGGGTGGTGGGGGGATGCTTCCAATTGCTATTTTATCCCTAATTTCTTTCTGCCTTTGCTTTCTACGTAGAGTCCTAGCTTTTCTCCTTTCCTTCTTTGTCAGTTGAGTGGGTACTATATTTAATCCTTTTTTACGTTTACCGTCAAGTTTGACAGGGTGCTCAATGTAGTTATTGAACCGatcctacacattaaatttttataaaattcacAAACCtcgttaatttttaattcgtttaaattaacatttgtAATGTACTGGTGTTTTTTAAGGTTTTGTAACTTGAAGGGGTCCTCTCCGCtctttaatataataactCCTCGGTCCCACCATTCAACAAAAGGTTCATCATCATcctaattaataatgaattaataatttaatagtttaatttttaatatttgataattagttaatttaatatttaataattaataattaaaaatacccATGAGTCCTTGTTTTCAAGCTTGTTGGTTCTGAGTGGTATTAGATTTGGATTCAAATCCTGGAAGTTTACTTCATTTGATTCAGACTCAGTGTGATTTATTTCTTTAGTTTCATCTGCTACATCTGGCTCATTTTGTTCATCTTCATCCTTATCTTGATCATCCTTTGAGTTCTGTAAGTTATACATGGCGTTCAGTCGTTGGTTTTGCTGATCCAATAACCGTTTCTTCTGTATTATCAGTCTGCTCCTATTTATTCCAAGTGCTTTATCTTCCATCTGCCTCAAAAGCTGACGTTCCTGCTTAATATATGTCCCTGGCTCAACgaattttaacaattttctCTTCTTcctctaaaaatttttatatactatataatcatacctttaaattatttagtgATGGGTCTGTGTATTGGGTTTGTTGTACTCTTTTTGCTAATTTCTCTGATTTTTCTATCTGTAATTCCTTTCTTTGTTTTTCTACAACTAAGTTTCTATTAACTTTAAGCGTTGAGTGGATCACAGGTGCCGTTTTGACTAGGTTTCCAGACTGATCCAGGACTCTTCCAAAGCTATCAAACATCAAATTCTTTACTCCCAGGCTACTTGGTGCTGGAATTAACtttttagtaaaattgaTCTTCTGTAGGTGTTCCTGGATTTGCTTCTGAACCAATTCTGCTTTCCTGGCCTTCTCAAGCGCATCTTTTGCAACCATAACATTCATTGCAACTgcaattatattaattttagtttaaatatatgtaaattatatatttagtacCTTTAGAAGCTGGAATTGATGGAGTAGAAGGTGTTTTGCCTAAAGTAATGTGATTAGTTGGGAAATAAATGTGATCAAATTTACTCTCTGAAGGTTTGCTCTTCGAATAGTTCGTTTCATTTTCCtaaaaacaaatatttattgtttaaaaataccttttcATGTCTTCTGCTCCTGGAATCTGAGGATCTACTATCAGAATGTTTacccattttttaaaatcaaaaattatattatttaagcAGTTTGAATTATGTTGcgataaattaaaacaaatttgttatctttttaaataactaatcGTAGGGTAACACTTGACCATGCACATATAATtggattaatttatttaatttaccctTTAATTCtccaaattaatttatcttcgttttaaaattaattattttcttcatagaagaattgaatattttttcatCCCTAGGAAAGTTTCTATTTCTTATATTCCAGTTACACagtatactatttataacTTATTTGTCTATTTTTCCTGTTTCTTACACATAATTTCATACACCTATTGTTATTATctttgtaaatattattaaaattttcttcaCATCTCTATACCCtaactataatattatacaaaaatGGAAGTTGTCAACAATAATAATCTTATTGGTGAGATTGAGTGTAAAAACGTTTTGAAAAACTTCATTAAAATGGCAGTCTCTATAATCTGCTACTTGCGTAACCTGTTTTCCGAGAGTGTGTTTGAGGATGCAAAGATAGGTGATCTTCACCTCAAAAGGCTCACTAGATCAATTCCTGAATCATCTAATTTGATTGACTGGATTGACTAC
This region includes:
- a CDS encoding RAP domain protein, producing the protein MIRFIRSIFNKIHTYTCYFSTVSAESTNIRRFLQNDQIDVSKLNFSEIKNLSDQVLEGLKSKRLERTLVVKFSNIVSDYIQRDTENGRKLTLDDYFSLLDYNYLTHSDKYLSVLTSNISCLLEEKYKDSQELPEAELGKLVDLLSRLHKLGVFNNQLFNFMSNYVKLLDDEMLSKFSNLSQKYGLRTKHILDLCYKECLNRVDTMNINLTLNMLKSFAFFSFEYREIFLKSIPRLSENVNLFSNDDVLMFLNVAKTLNQFPELIQFRDLILSKTNENLESQPNTHLIRCVGELYRGLRSRAGKTFVSNVLDKIDDDDFRLVNVTNLVNVMHTINFYKMKLTYLTDILSILSTRMNEIVSNRNLGLWSEIFSVLLETGWFSLPFMQSAIKHIISEPQVLCRVSTYQIVRVLQTFYKLRFYHKESYQTLLDTIERGFDMLVPKFNMISETILAAADADVAHETLFTKSLEFFSSRIKHLNLLQCEDDLITVMTKNYIWPRNVITSAWSMAVMDYHKRDEFKTLLQLIVHRKFAEQDFDMNTILMCLEAAEACMVDEVNMELAQEISDIFGDKMRFKEINMEEEVEYETLRDNKLSFNESQNIHFHKGRSRATKHIQCILENINKKDILLKVSPHYNSPYIIDICFSKENKKGIVLFSGRELLRNHIDSTWSVTTTGSSKLKLRILNKQNWTVAQVSCSQWSVLNTGMERKDYVKKLLTQLDISY
- a CDS encoding Ubiquinol-cytochrome C reductase hinge family protein codes for the protein MAYPYKPTFFAKYPEYIPPTSEEDALVDPREKLKPPCIEKCAKFTKLYDQCVDRVRVRNEKIKSGESDLEQGHCLGQHYELVSCVDTCVAKDLFRYLK
- the PRPF3 gene encoding pre-mRNA processing factor 3 (PRP3) family protein, which produces MGKHSDSRSSDSRSRRHEKENETNYSKSKPSESKFDHIYFPTNHITLGKTPSTPSIPASKVAMNVMVAKDALEKARKAELVQKQIQEHLQKINFTKKLIPAPSSLGVKNLMFDSFGRVLDQSGNLVKTAPVIHSTLKVNRNLVVEKQRKELQIEKSEKLAKRVQQTQYTDPSLNNLKRKKRKLLKFVEPGTYIKQERQLLRQMEDKALGINRSRLIIQKKRLLDQQNQRLNAMYNLQNSKDDQDKDEDEQNEPDVADETKEINHTESESNEVNFQDLNPNLIPLRTNKLENKDSWDDDEPFVEWWDRGVIILKSGEDPFKLQNLKKHQYITNVNLNELKINEDRFNNYIEHPVKLDGKRKKGLNIVPTQLTKKERRKARTLRRKQRQKEIRDKIAIGSIPPPPPKLRMSNLVNVLKNQTAADPSKVEKMVKKQMEDRLRAHEKRNEDRKLTKEQRSKKNAQKWQIKKNAEAEAALFTINSLANPKLLKKIDTNAQQFHLSGTCVIMNNGPSFLVIEGSKLSIRRYTKLLLRRIKWTEYPLEDEIDASQNTCKQLWVGNVKKRTFPHWTVNYVDCDEQIEDILKPHKALHYFEMVKKYRDPLEDI